CTACTGCAATTTTTGCTAAAGAAGTGATTTTTCGACTTTGGTGCGTGCTTGGCGTGCATTCTTCCTGTCAATTAGCAGCAAGCGCATTGCACATTTCTGTGTGCCGGGTGAAGCACGAGGCATTGTTCTGACTTCTGACCACATTGGATTTTTAGTTATGCGATAGTATTGATTAGGAAAAATGGTTCCTTTCTCCGTCTCCCCCCTTTCTCATCTCGAATCGTTTGGGAACGTTAGGAACAGTTTGACTCTTGCTTGTGTTCCGACAGTTGGATCAGAGCATTACGGTAACAATCTCCTAAAGTTACCAATTCTTTGGTTCTTCTTATGAACATTCAAGATCCTCATTTCCTCCCGATTCTTGAATATTGAGCTTGATGCTCAAAACTAGTTCAAAGCCAGTTTGAACTTTATCTCCTTCATTCATCAATTTTGAGTCTGGGGACTTCTCCTCAACAGGATCATTTTTATAGAGGTCCATGACAAACTTGGCAGATTTTACTGCTTTGAATTGCCATTTGAGCTACCAAAAGAACTCGAGGTAAAAAAGAACAATCTGTTTGTTTTATCAGCTATATTGATTCTTTCATATGCTTATAAACTTAACAAGAGCAAAATAGAATCCGGATCTTTCTTGATTTCAGCAATTATCATGATTGAACCTCGACGCGTTTAGCATTTTGTTTGAGAAGTAATCTACATGACTACTCTTGTATGTTGAAACTTTGAATTGAAACAGTATAGTTGATCTTTTATTGGAAATTGTGATCAGACAGATTTAAGAGCTCTATTGTTCTTCAGAATCAACCTGATCCTCTAAAGCCATAGAAGTCATTGTTTTCGGAGACTGCTGTCTGGCCAATTTTGCCTGATATctataatttcatagtttgttCTTCATAATCTCCTGCATAAAAATTGACTTTTTGCTCTCTTGTTTCATATATGGCTTGACCTTCTGTGTCTATAATCGATGTGTTCTATCCTCTTGCTCTTTTTGTATAGGTATCGTGCCATCACAAGTGCATATTATAGAGGAGCTGTCGGTGCACTCGTCGTCTATGATGTGACTCGCCATGCCACTTTTGAGAATGTGGAGAGGTGGTTGAAGGAGCTACGGAGTCATACAGACCCCAGCATTGTGGTAATGCTGGTGGGCAACAAGGCTGACTTGCGTCACCTGAGGGCTGTCTCCCTGGAGGACGCTGAGGTCTTTGCTGAGAAGGAGAAAACCTTCTTCATGGAGACATCTGCCTTGGAGTCACTGAATGTGGAGAATGCATTTACAGAAGTGCTATCACAGATATATCGAGTAACAAGCAAAAAATCCCTTGATGTTGGCGACGATGCTGCAGTATTTCCGAAGGGACAGACCATCAATATGGGAGGAAAAGATGATGTATCAGCTGTTAAGAAACGTGGCTGCTGCTCAACTTAGCTTTCTTCTTTGGCATTCTTGAATGGGGTTGCCTTTTGCAAATTTCCAagtacttctctcttgaagaCAAACTCCAAGAAAATTTAGCATCACCTGCACTTCCATAGCTAGTATCAGTATGGCTTTTATATACGAGTGGTCATCGTTCCAGAGTGCAGACTGCAAGAtttcttctcacttttatatATGGCTTGAACTCGAACTGGATTTTGTTAGAAAGTGTTTGTTGCAACCGATGTATCGCACTATGCAATCAGGAATGCTATTTTGTTATATCAGTGATTGCTCAGTTGTTCTTCCCTTAACCTCAtaaatgcttcgatctggatttaGGTAAGCTTTTATATTCTATCAGTTGGAATTATTGGTATCATATTTTGCAGATGCAGAGTTTATATTATAGTTCTACACTGCTGATACAACAGGTGCTCTGTGGATTATGTATGGTGAGAGTGAATTAGTCCTCTTATCATCTGACAATGCTGCCACTGCtctgatgaaatcatgaatctatgtaGAGATTCAATGCCACTTTCACTCTCTGCTGAAAGTAGTCTTTTCTAATTAAATCTAAAGAATACTTGTCCAAAATGTTTTACATTCTTCTCCAACACCATTTAGAGATCATTAGGTCCACCAAGCTTTAGATTTGTCAAGGGATATCATGCTTCAGATCATAATTTGATTCATGTGAGATATGACCATCTTTAATGGATTTGTCAAGGGATATCCTCAATGGGCATTATATTACTCCATTTATACATAGAGAAAATACCCAATCTTTTTAGCTAAAAGATTGATGATATGCTTGATGTTGTAATTGCTCCCATTCAATCTGAGTTCATCTCCAACATCACCATTCCAAATCACTTTTACAGCACATGCTTTAACAAAGCTGTAAATGCAGCCAAAACAATAGAAAAACAGTATCTTTTTGATGGAACAAATCACTGCCCATTTGATGTTAGGCATCTGATTCCTTCGTGACACTCTCATGCCAACAACAGATGGCTTGTTTCGGAAGCTTCAGTAGCAGAATTACTTGCACAGTCTCTTCTACACTGCAAGTGCTCAAAGACATGGCACATCTTCTCCTTCCTGTCAATGTATTCCTCGGCAACAGTGCCTGTACAATGTGAGGCAACGAACACAACTACGAAGTCGATTCTCCCGAGTCATGTGCCAAAATAGCCATGCAACTTATCGGCAACAGCTTCCTGTTCCAGAGACGAACGCAGACTCTGACCATCTTCCATATGGCCAATGAAATCGGAAGCAGAATACATGGCTTCAGCAGAGTCTTTGTAGTGAAACCTCGGCCTGCCTTTGGCGTATCGCTTGCTTTCCATCGCCTTGTTCTCTGCATTAAGCCTCCCCATCTGCTGCTGCAGATCGACCATCGAATCGATTGTCACCTTCGCTTTGGCGCTCTTCTTCGGATCCACCAGCTTGAGCTCGAGCCTGTACAAAGCGCACGCGTCGCAGTCGTTGATCTCGTACTCGTAGAGATGCCACTCGAAATGGCTCAGCGGCTGCGGATCCATGTAGTAGGACCTCTTGAGCCCTCCGAACTCCTTCATCACCTGCTTCCTCGATTCATGCCAACCACGCCCGTTGTAATCCGGCAACGATCGTTGCTTCCTGTTCCCGCTCTCGAATGCCCTTCGAGGTTTGTCGAAGAAGAGCCATTCTCTGAGCGATTCACCGTTGAGGACCAAGAGATCAAAGAGCTCTGCAAGCAAACACACGAGGAAGCATCATAGTCATTCGTGCATGCTCTGCAAACGCAGTTGTTGTCGATGCATACCAGGCGCGTTCCATGGAGATCTGTTGGTCGCTGCTCCTTCACACTCTGGAATGCCGACGTTCTTCCCTTGCGATTTGGCGATGAGGGCAGCGAAGAGGGGGCCATCCTTCAAGTCGATGCCACCAGGGCGGAGCACCGGAGACATACCAGGAGGACCTTCGTTGAGTGCCAGAGTGGCATGGAAGCTGCTACAGTAGTCTTGGAACCATTCTGATCCCCGAGCAGGCCTGGGGCAGTCCCAGAGCGCACACTTGGGTCTCAGGAAAGCCGAAGGTGGAGGGCATGTCGCCGCGACGAACTCGCAAAAAGGTGGTGCCAGATCGCCGGCATCGAAACCGGCGGCAGTAAAGCCAAATAACACATTTTGGGGTAGTTGTTGATGCAGATTGTAGTGTTGGATTTGAAGATCGTCGGCTCCTTCCAAGCATTGCAACGCAGCATGTTGTGCTCCTGTAGAACCGCATTTGTATTGCTGGGCGGCTACAAATCCGTAGCCTGGCATCTCTTGGGCCATCAAGTATTCCTGCAAAGCGATTCGGAATCCGTAAATCGATCTCAGAGCAAACACGATTTCCTAAGGACAGATGAAACAAGGGCTTAAGGATGCTCACCTCTCGGAGAAAAGCAGCGGCGGCGCCACTTTGAAGTCCCACAGGGTACGGGCCGAGCACCTCGAGCGGCTCATCCTTGGGTGGCAGCACGGTCAACTTGCTCGTGGCGtcgtcgtcttcctcctcctcgttcaGTTGCAGCATGCGGCGGATGTAAGAGGACAGATCGGAAGGCCCGCGGCTATGCCCCTTCTTGCAGCCAAAGGGAGAGGAGATTCAGAGTCAGCACTATCCgtgacaaaaagaagaagtacgaACGAGGTGAATAATGATAGAGGGAGGGGCGATGGAGGACGCAGACGAGAAAGGAGGAGCAGGCGGAGGCGGCGGGGGAGGGCTCGCTGAGCTCGGTCTTCCACTCGCGGAGCAGCTGGTGGAGCTGCTCCTCGAGGACAGCGGCGTCGGCGGCCCGGCCCTCCCTGCGGGCGGACTGCAGCCCGGCAAACATCGCCTGGAGGTCGTCCACCTGGTTCTTGGCTTTCTCCCTCATCGCCCGCCGGTGATGGTTGTGGTGCAGCGCCGCGCCTCCACCTCCGCCGCTCCTTTTCCGCATCTCTTCCGATCGGTGGAAGAATCGAATTCTTCCGGCCGACGCGTAGAAAGAGGGCTTTGGGCGCAAAGAAAGAAATCTAttctttcttcgtcttcttcttcctccacaagGTACAAGGCGGCCATTGATGGACCGAGAGTTAATGGGGAAGAGAGGAAGGAAGGAATCTGGAAAAAGCGAGGGGTAACGCAGCAAAGGTGAGAGGCGAATATATTCCTCGAAAGCTCAGCTCAGCTCAGCTCAACCAGTGCACTGCTCTGCTCGTCCACACCTCCATCAAAGCGTATGCATGGCCTCGCACGCGCCTCGGAGTCGCACCCCAACACACCTCACACGGACACTTGCTCCTCAAAACACTCCGCTCGAACAGGATAATTAAAAGGTTTCTCGCGACAGGTGTACGACCATCGGTATCGAACATCATGATTGCACACATCTTAAAGAGATTAGTGTTCAACACGTATAAATCAGGTCTGGCAAAGTCAGCCTCAGCCGCTATTCGTGACTTCATGCCAGTAATCGGTCATTCCGTCACGTTTCCATGTTGGGAAAGGTTGGGTGGCGCGGTTGGTGGATCCGCGTTGGATTATGTTGACCTGTACATACCAGATGTGGCAGGAACTTCCCCATGTGCTGTCCACTTTCGATTCCACGTGTGTCACGCCCAAGTTCTTATATTAACTATATTTTATTTCtgagtaattttattttttttgggataATTCACTATTATGTGATTTAATTGTCGGAAAATGGATAAGAAGCGAAAAAAGATCTGATGGAGAGAGTGGAATTGCACGTGCCTAAAATTATTATTGCTCTCCTTGTCACGATGTCGTTGGCGTTTCATGGCGTCGGATTGTCGTGGCTTACCTCGTTGTCACGGTGGCGTCACCGTCCTCGTCAACTTCGCTAGAAGCATCACCTCCTGTCGCGAATTGAGTCACCGGCCCAACTGATGTGGGCCAGGGTGACCACAACTCGTACACTGGTGTGTCAGTCTGACCAAAGTTTTGGAGAAGCCCGGATTTGATGCTTCGTTTCAATCACGTTTCAGGGTACCGTGACACACATGGAACAAACGGAAGGGTAACTGGCATCGAAAACCCTGGACCGTGTCCGGGCTGGACAGCTAAGCTGGACACTGGCGGAGAGCGACGACGCTGCGGGAGAACCAGAACCGGACAGGTTACCGTATGGTATGCGGACGCTGCCTCAGCGTGCGCAGCGGATCCCGAAGACCCGCAACTCGCGTCAGCAGATGGTGGCTGCTCGGTCCACGTCAGTGACAGGCGGGCGGACCGCAGCAGAACCCGACGCGTCGATGGCGGAGTGGTGAGCTTCCGATCCACGCGCGACGTCACCACCCCCCGCATTATACATCCCCACACGCCCCCCCTCGCTCCTACGCTCCTCCCACTGCACCTGCCCACCCCCTCCCGCTCCCGCTCACCTAACTGAGCGGGTCGTTGTGATGCAGCAGGCCATCCCCTACGGTAACGGGAGGGCGTGGCCGTCGGAGGTGGACCTAACGTCGTCGGACGCGCCGGAGTTTGGAGAGAGCAGCAAGGGCGTCGGCGAGATCAAGAGGGCGGTGGAGGAGAacccggtggtggtggtgggccgGCGAGGCTGCTGCATGGTGCACGTGGTCCGGAAGCTGCTGCTGGGGCAGGGCGTGAACCCCGTGGTGTGCGAGGTGGGCGAGGACGCCGACGAGGCGGCCCTCATGGCCGGCCTGCAAGAGGCGGGCGCCGGGGACAGCGGCCTCCCTCAGGCGAAGGCCTCGGGGGCGGGGTTGCCGGCGGTTTTCGTGGGGGGGAGGCTGGTCGGGGGGCTGGACCGGCTGATGGCGGTCCACATCGCCGGCGAGCTGGTGCCCATCCTGAAGCAAGCCGGAGCCTTGTGGCTATGAACGGATGTGGCTGACGTTTTCCTTTTCTTCTCGCTTGTAATCAATTCCGTGATGTCCATGATGTAATCTGTGACATCGAGAGGAAGAGAACTGGGTGTGCTTCCGCCACATGTAAG
This DNA window, taken from Musa acuminata AAA Group cultivar baxijiao chromosome BXJ3-7, Cavendish_Baxijiao_AAA, whole genome shotgun sequence, encodes the following:
- the LOC135643192 gene encoding transcription factor VOZ1-like isoform X2, translating into MRKRSGGGGGAALHHNHHRRAMREKAKNQVDDLQAMFAGLQSARREGRAADAAVLEEQLHQLLREWKTELSEPSPAASACSSFLGHSRGPSDLSSYIRRMLQLNEEEEDDDATSKLTVLPPKDEPLEVLGPYPVGLQSGAAAAFLREEYLMAQEMPGYGFVAAQQYKCGSTGAQHAALQCLEGADDLQIQHYNLHQQLPQNVLFGFTAAGFDAGDLAPPFCEFVAATCPPPSAFLRPKCALWDCPRPARGSEWFQDYCSSFHATLALNEGPPGMSPVLRPGGIDLKDGPLFAALIAKSQGKNVGIPECEGAATNRSPWNAPELFDLLVLNGESLREWLFFDKPRRAFESGNRKQRSLPDYNGRGWHESRKQVMKEFGGLKRSYYMDPQPLSHFEWHLYEYEINDCDACALYRLELKLVDPKKSAKAKVTIDSMVDLQQQMGRLNAENKAMESKRYAKGRPRFHYKDSAEAMYSASDFIGHMEDGQSLRSSLEQEAVADKLHGYFGT
- the LOC135643192 gene encoding transcription factor VOZ1-like isoform X1 gives rise to the protein MRKRSGGGGGAALHHNHHRRAMREKAKNQVDDLQAMFAGLQSARREGRAADAAVLEEQLHQLLREWKTELSEPSPAASACSSFLKGHSRGPSDLSSYIRRMLQLNEEEEDDDATSKLTVLPPKDEPLEVLGPYPVGLQSGAAAAFLREEYLMAQEMPGYGFVAAQQYKCGSTGAQHAALQCLEGADDLQIQHYNLHQQLPQNVLFGFTAAGFDAGDLAPPFCEFVAATCPPPSAFLRPKCALWDCPRPARGSEWFQDYCSSFHATLALNEGPPGMSPVLRPGGIDLKDGPLFAALIAKSQGKNVGIPECEGAATNRSPWNAPELFDLLVLNGESLREWLFFDKPRRAFESGNRKQRSLPDYNGRGWHESRKQVMKEFGGLKRSYYMDPQPLSHFEWHLYEYEINDCDACALYRLELKLVDPKKSAKAKVTIDSMVDLQQQMGRLNAENKAMESKRYAKGRPRFHYKDSAEAMYSASDFIGHMEDGQSLRSSLEQEAVADKLHGYFGT
- the LOC103991371 gene encoding monothiol glutaredoxin-S3-like codes for the protein MQQAIPYGNGRAWPSEVDLTSSDAPEFGESSKGVGEIKRAVEENPVVVVGRRGCCMVHVVRKLLLGQGVNPVVCEVGEDADEAALMAGLQEAGAGDSGLPQAKASGAGLPAVFVGGRLVGGLDRLMAVHIAGELVPILKQAGALWL
- the LOC135643079 gene encoding ras-related protein RABA1f-like, producing MAYRADEEYDYLFKVVLIGDSGVGKSNLLSRFARNEFSIESKSTIGVEFATRTVHVDDKVVKAQIWDTAGQERYRAITSAYYRGAVGALVVYDVTRHATFENVERWLKELRSHTDPSIVVMLVGNKADLRHLRAVSLEDAEVFAEKEKTFFMETSALESLNVENAFTEVLSQIYRVTSKKSLDVGDDAAVFPKGQTINMGGKDDVSAVKKRGCCST